In one window of Halobacteriovorax sp. HLS DNA:
- a CDS encoding DNA alkylation repair protein, producing the protein MSDLLKNNYNKKYISLVASEVQKQHCSFKAREFTNKVLDKDWEDLELKSRMRKITVTLKEFLPNDYFKSIEIILKAAPPFGGFEGMFFADFVEQYGQEKENWNLSLNALKELTKYSSSEFAIRPFIIKDSKRVMKTLLSWSRDKNFHVRRLASEGCRPRLPWAMAIKDFKVDPSQIIPILENLKNDPELYVRRSVANNLNDISKDHPELVVKIAKSWIGENQQVDWVVKHGLRTLLKRGNQKALKIFGFAATNEVKVSKVRTSSTVKIGKELEFEFTISNSNKSKLRIEYGIDYLKMNGSHSRKVFKISENEFQPGRHRFVKKQSFKEMTTRKHHPGKHFLCIIINGVSYKSYGFNVL; encoded by the coding sequence ATGAGCGATTTACTTAAAAATAATTATAATAAAAAATATATATCACTTGTTGCTTCTGAAGTTCAGAAGCAACATTGTTCTTTTAAAGCTCGTGAATTTACTAATAAAGTATTAGATAAAGACTGGGAAGATCTTGAGTTAAAAAGTCGCATGAGAAAGATCACAGTGACCCTTAAAGAGTTTCTTCCTAATGACTATTTCAAATCAATAGAGATCATTTTAAAGGCAGCACCTCCTTTTGGAGGATTTGAAGGGATGTTCTTTGCTGACTTTGTCGAGCAGTATGGGCAGGAGAAAGAAAATTGGAATCTCTCCTTAAATGCTCTTAAAGAGCTAACTAAGTATTCAAGTTCTGAGTTTGCGATTCGTCCCTTTATTATTAAGGATTCTAAGCGTGTAATGAAAACACTTCTGAGTTGGAGTAGAGATAAAAATTTTCATGTAAGAAGGCTCGCCAGTGAAGGTTGTCGCCCCAGGCTTCCGTGGGCCATGGCGATTAAAGATTTTAAAGTTGATCCAAGTCAAATAATACCTATTTTAGAAAATCTAAAAAATGATCCCGAATTATATGTACGAAGAAGTGTTGCTAATAATTTAAATGATATAAGTAAAGATCATCCCGAGCTTGTCGTGAAAATTGCAAAGTCTTGGATTGGGGAAAACCAACAAGTCGACTGGGTTGTTAAACATGGTCTGCGTACACTCTTAAAAAGAGGTAATCAAAAAGCGTTAAAAATATTTGGTTTTGCAGCTACTAATGAAGTTAAAGTCTCTAAAGTAAGGACAAGTAGCACAGTTAAAATTGGTAAAGAACTAGAATTTGAGTTTACTATATCCAACTCGAATAAATCGAAACTAAGAATTGAGTATGGTATTGATTACTTAAAAATGAATGGTTCTCATTCTCGAAAAGTTTTTAAAATTTCTGAGAATGAATTTCAACCCGGCCGTCACCGATTTGTAAAAAAACAATCATTCAAAGAGATGACGACACGAAAGCATCATCCTGGAAAACATTTTCTGTGCATAATTATTAATGGAGTTTCGTATAAAAGTTATGGATTTAATGTTTTATGA
- a CDS encoding FecR domain-containing protein, producing MKLFLFLFFISFSTFANLATVSRVKGDAVVNIKTRVTQGMKLNEFDILETVGEKSFVEIKFKSGHLVRLRSGKVVIKKMTSNETVFKLIKGKIFNYVQKLNKNQKFKVETIHSSLGVRGTMFMVSVEEDKSYLCVCEGSVETNNGKTKNLVNRGEDQFIDSMQAFEVKKASSDMMTMATDEFKSMGLEVN from the coding sequence GTGAAGCTTTTTTTATTTCTATTTTTCATTTCATTTTCTACATTTGCCAATCTTGCAACAGTTTCTAGAGTTAAGGGTGATGCTGTTGTTAATATTAAAACGAGAGTAACTCAGGGGATGAAGTTAAATGAGTTTGATATTTTGGAAACAGTTGGGGAAAAGAGTTTTGTAGAGATTAAATTTAAAAGTGGTCACTTAGTTAGACTTAGAAGTGGTAAAGTTGTAATTAAGAAAATGACGTCGAATGAAACTGTCTTTAAGTTAATTAAAGGTAAGATCTTTAATTATGTTCAAAAATTAAATAAGAACCAAAAATTTAAAGTAGAAACAATCCATTCTTCTCTTGGTGTAAGAGGGACTATGTTTATGGTTTCTGTCGAAGAAGATAAGAGTTATCTATGCGTCTGTGAAGGCTCCGTTGAAACGAATAATGGAAAAACAAAAAACCTTGTAAATAGAGGTGAAGATCAGTTTATAGATTCTATGCAGGCATTTGAAGTGAAAAAGGCCTCTTCTGACATGATGACAATGGCAACAGATGAGTTTAAGTCGATGGGCCTAGAAGTTAACTAA
- a CDS encoding GIY-YIG nuclease family protein encodes MSWFVYIIETTSNKFYTGITTDVERRFNEHLNDKKKGAKFFRSNRPKKVVYIEEFENRSLASKREYEIKQLTRQQKEKLLKSIHQ; translated from the coding sequence ATGAGTTGGTTTGTTTATATCATAGAGACCACTTCTAATAAGTTCTATACAGGAATCACTACTGATGTTGAGAGAAGATTTAATGAGCACCTTAATGATAAGAAAAAGGGAGCAAAGTTTTTTAGATCAAATAGGCCGAAAAAAGTTGTGTATATAGAAGAATTCGAAAATAGATCTCTTGCGAGTAAAAGAGAATATGAAATTAAACAACTAACTAGACAGCAGAAAGAAAAATTACTTAAGTCTATTCATCAATAG
- a CDS encoding DUF5522 domain-containing protein: MTKKLIENIHYYLNSEGLMVFTKKYHQERGYCCQSGCTHCPYEYHSRVDPSVPSELQKPWQEEELEIYDGPIDE, from the coding sequence ATGACTAAGAAGTTGATCGAAAATATCCACTATTATTTAAATTCTGAAGGACTCATGGTCTTCACCAAAAAGTACCATCAAGAAAGAGGCTACTGTTGTCAAAGTGGATGTACTCATTGCCCATATGAATATCACTCGAGGGTTGACCCTTCTGTACCATCGGAACTTCAAAAACCTTGGCAAGAAGAGGAACTGGAGATTTATGATGGACCTATTGATGAATAG
- a CDS encoding long-chain-fatty-acid--CoA ligase → MNYVWQNEYQEGVPHEIDASKYNSIPELLEESFSKFSQKPAFHCMGKSLTYGEIDLQSRKFASYLQNELNLKKGDRVALMMPNILQYPVALFGVLRAGMVAVNVNPLYTARELEHQLTDSGSKAIVIFENSASVLEDIVSNTPVEHVLTTQIGDMLGFPKSMIVNFVIKNVKKMVPSWSIQGARDFTACVNSGDETKFIRPEIKADETAFLQYTGGTTGVSKGAELIHSNIIANLMQAKAWISPVTEEGNEIIITPLPLYHIFSLTANCFTFSTVGALNVLITNPRDMPGFVKELKKWKFTAFTGVNTLFNGLLNTPGFETVDFSKLKLTLGGGMAVQKPVAEKWKTVTGTPLIEAYGLTETSPAACINPMDLKAYNGSIGLPVSSTEVVIKNDDGETLGVGEIGEICIKGPQVMKGYWNRPEETAKVMTPDGFFKSGDIGVMDERGFFKIVDRKKDMILVSGFNVYPNEIEDVISSHPKVFECAAVGAPDEKSGEVVKLFVVKKDESLTKEELKAFCKENLTGYKVPRIYEFREELPKSNVGKILRKDLRDN, encoded by the coding sequence ATGAATTATGTTTGGCAAAATGAATACCAAGAAGGTGTACCGCATGAGATCGATGCGTCAAAGTATAACTCTATACCGGAGTTGCTTGAGGAGTCCTTCTCAAAATTTTCACAAAAACCTGCGTTTCATTGTATGGGGAAGTCTCTGACTTATGGCGAGATAGACCTTCAAAGTAGAAAGTTTGCTTCATACCTTCAAAACGAATTGAATTTAAAAAAGGGTGATAGAGTTGCGTTGATGATGCCAAATATTCTTCAGTATCCGGTTGCTCTTTTTGGCGTATTAAGAGCTGGCATGGTTGCTGTAAACGTGAATCCTCTTTATACGGCTAGAGAATTAGAGCATCAGCTAACTGACTCTGGATCAAAGGCAATAGTTATTTTTGAAAACTCGGCCAGTGTGCTAGAGGATATTGTTTCTAATACTCCTGTGGAGCATGTTTTAACGACACAGATCGGTGATATGTTAGGTTTTCCAAAATCTATGATAGTAAACTTTGTCATTAAAAATGTTAAAAAAATGGTTCCGAGTTGGAGTATTCAGGGGGCGAGAGATTTTACAGCTTGTGTAAATAGTGGAGACGAAACCAAATTTATTAGACCGGAAATTAAGGCCGATGAAACAGCTTTTCTACAATATACTGGTGGAACTACTGGAGTTTCAAAAGGTGCTGAGTTGATTCATTCAAATATCATTGCGAACTTGATGCAAGCAAAGGCATGGATCTCTCCTGTGACAGAAGAGGGGAATGAAATTATTATTACACCACTTCCTCTCTATCATATTTTTAGTCTTACAGCGAATTGTTTTACTTTTTCAACTGTAGGAGCTTTAAATGTTTTGATAACAAATCCAAGAGATATGCCTGGCTTTGTAAAAGAATTGAAGAAGTGGAAGTTTACTGCTTTTACTGGTGTGAATACTCTTTTTAATGGTCTATTGAATACTCCTGGTTTTGAGACAGTTGATTTTTCTAAATTAAAATTAACCTTAGGTGGAGGAATGGCAGTCCAAAAGCCTGTCGCTGAAAAATGGAAGACAGTAACTGGAACTCCTTTGATTGAGGCGTATGGTTTGACTGAAACATCTCCAGCAGCTTGTATCAATCCAATGGATTTAAAAGCGTATAATGGATCAATTGGGCTTCCGGTATCTTCAACAGAAGTTGTAATTAAAAATGATGATGGTGAAACTTTGGGAGTTGGTGAGATTGGTGAGATTTGTATTAAAGGCCCTCAAGTAATGAAGGGTTACTGGAATAGACCTGAGGAGACGGCTAAAGTTATGACTCCTGATGGTTTTTTTAAATCTGGTGATATTGGAGTTATGGATGAAAGAGGATTCTTTAAAATCGTAGACCGTAAAAAAGATATGATTCTTGTTTCTGGATTCAATGTTTATCCAAATGAAATTGAAGATGTGATTTCATCGCACCCTAAAGTCTTCGAGTGTGCCGCAGTTGGTGCTCCTGATGAGAAGTCTGGTGAGGTAGTGAAGTTGTTTGTAGTTAAAAAGGATGAATCTCTTACAAAAGAAGAGCTTAAAGCATTTTGTAAAGAGAACTTAACAGGCTATAAAGTTCCTAGAATCTATGAATTTAGAGAAGAGCTTCCTAAGTCAAATGTTGGAAAAATTTTAAGAAAAGATCTTAGAGATAATTAA